A segment of the Pyruvatibacter sp. genome:
ATCCGAACCCGGAAGACATGCATATGCTTCACGCCCTGCGCGACGCCGTGCTGGAACACAAGGCTGATGTGGGCCTTGCCTTTGACGGCGATGGCGACCGGTGCGGCGTTGTGGACAACACAGGCGAAGAGATTTTTGCCGACAAGGTGGGGGTCATGCTGGCGCGTGACCTGGCAAAGCAGCACCCGAATGCAAAGTTTGTGGTGGACGTCAAATCAACCGGCCTGTTTCTGACAGACCCTGTATTGCAACAGCTTGGAGCCACAACGGACTACTGGAAAACCGGCCATTCCTACATCAAGCGCCGCAGCCATGAGCTTGGAGCGCTGGTGGGATTTGAAAAATCCGGCCACTATTTTTTCAATACGCCCATCGGGCGCGGCTATGACGACGGGTGTGTCGCGGCACTTGCCATTCTCGACATGCTGGACCGCGCGCCGGACAAAAGCATGGCCGACCTCAAGAATGATCTGCCCAAGACATGGGGCTCGCCCACCATGTCGCCGCATTGCCCGGATGACCTGAAATATGGCGTGGTGGACAAGGTGGTGGCGCATTACACAAACCTGCACGCCAAAGGCACGCCTGTAATGGGCCAGAAAATCCGTGATCTTGTGACCGTCAATGGCGTCCGCCTGACGCTTGAAGACGGCACGTGGGGGTTGGTGCGCGCGTCTTCCAACAAGCCGGGGCTTGTGGTGGTGGTGGAAAGCCCTGCGTCTGAGGCCAACATGCGGGCGATGTTCGAGGAAATTGACGGCGTGCTGTCGCAGTACCCTGACGTTGGCGACTACGATCAGAAGCTGTGACCATGGCGAAGGTTCCTAGCGGCTGGACCCCAATCCACACGTTTGACTACGACACCTTTGAGAAGCTGGCCGGGCCGATCTACAAGCCGCCGCATCAAGCAGACGGTGAGCAGGTGTATGGCGTGCTCGTGGAGAAGCGCCACTGCAACCCTTACGGCATGTTGCATGGCGGCATGCTGTCAACGCTTGCAGACACGCTGCTCGGCTCCGTGGTGTACCACGCCACAGGCGGCGTCCCGATAGCGACAATTTATCTGAATACGGAGTTTATTGCCGGGGCCCGTGAAGGCGACTGGGTGACGGGGCGTGCTGTCCTGCGCAAGAAGGGTCGCCGGGTTGTGTTTACCACCGGTGATTTTCATGTCGGCGACAAGCTGATTGCGTCATCGTCCGGTGCGTGGGCTGTGATCGGGGCTTAGCCTGCCAGCACGCCGTACAGCATCCGGATGGCCACCAGCGCAAGAAACGCCGCAAAACCCCGCTTGAGGGTTTGCTGCGGCAACTTGTGGGCCAGCCTCGCGCCGACCGGGGCCATCAAAATGGTGGCAGGAACGATACAGGCAAACGCCAGCAGATTGACATAACCAACGGAGAACGGTGGTGTGCCCGCTTCGCCCCAGCCGCTGGCGATGAAACCAAGCGCGCCGGGCACGGCGATGATCAAGCCCAGTCCGGCGCTCGTCGCCACGGCCTGATGAATAGTGCGACCATACAGCGTCATCACTGTGTTGCCGAACGTGCCGCCGC
Coding sequences within it:
- a CDS encoding phosphomannomutase/phosphoglucomutase; translated protein: MPTPRADIIPNSLAYENTPLVAPQGFREYDARWLFEKEINLLGIQALGMGLGTLIHELGVKPEIAVGHDYRSYSTSIKQALITGLMTAGVKVHDIGLALSPVAYFSQFALDVPCVAMVTASHNENGWTGVKMGANRPLTFGPDEMTRLKAIVLEGKGLARDGGGYAYVADMRDRYIADLTDRPKLGRKLKVVAACGNGTAGAFMPDVLKATGAEIIPLDCELDYTFPRYNPNPEDMHMLHALRDAVLEHKADVGLAFDGDGDRCGVVDNTGEEIFADKVGVMLARDLAKQHPNAKFVVDVKSTGLFLTDPVLQQLGATTDYWKTGHSYIKRRSHELGALVGFEKSGHYFFNTPIGRGYDDGCVAALAILDMLDRAPDKSMADLKNDLPKTWGSPTMSPHCPDDLKYGVVDKVVAHYTNLHAKGTPVMGQKIRDLVTVNGVRLTLEDGTWGLVRASSNKPGLVVVVESPASEANMRAMFEEIDGVLSQYPDVGDYDQKL
- a CDS encoding PaaI family thioesterase, producing MAKVPSGWTPIHTFDYDTFEKLAGPIYKPPHQADGEQVYGVLVEKRHCNPYGMLHGGMLSTLADTLLGSVVYHATGGVPIATIYLNTEFIAGAREGDWVTGRAVLRKKGRRVVFTTGDFHVGDKLIASSSGAWAVIGA